A stretch of DNA from Noviherbaspirillum sedimenti:
CCGGCACGGATTGTGCCCCGGCCAGCGCTTCCCTGATCCATGACGCGGTCGTCTGTGCATCACTTGAGGGCGGTAGCGGCGGAATTTCATCGACCGGCCCCTGCTTTTGCACCAGAATAGTGCGCTGATTTTCATGAAACCATTCGATCTGCTGGGCGCGCCGGGCATTGGCGACCGTTTCGCCTTCGGTGCCGCGCATCAGGAAGGCATCGCCACGCTCTGGCGGCGCGGCGGTGGTGAAATAGGCGCTGAGCATTTCCAGGTATTCCGGGTGCGTATACGACGTCAAGCGCAGCGCAGGCTGGAGGAAGGGTTGCATGATCTTCACCAGCGTGTGGGTCGAGCTGCGCACGCCGAGGATGCGCCGCAGCGACAACTGGTGCGCCAGCTTCGGCGCCAGCATGTCGATCGGCATGAAAGCCGGCACGCCGCGCTCGAATTCGGCTTGCGCGGCCTGCACCGAACCCGCCGGCGGCAGGCCGAGCTCATGAAAAACTTCGGCGGTGGTCACGCGTTTCGGATCATGCAGCACGCCATGCACCAGCACCGGCGCACCGGCCCGGGCCAGCAACAGGGCCAGCAGCGGCGTCAGGTTGGGCATGTTGCGCGAGCCGTTGTAGCTGGGGATGACGATCGGCGCATAGTCGCCGGCGGGCGCCTGCAATTGCTCGAAGGAGCGTTCGGCGGCGTCGAGAAAACCGGCCAGCTCGTCGACCGATTCACCCTTGATACGCATGGCCAGCAGGATGGCGCCCAGCTCGAGGTCGGAGACGCGGCCATCGAGCATGGCGCTATACATCAGGTCGGCATCGGCGCGCGTCAGGCTGCGCGCGCC
This window harbors:
- the ybiB gene encoding DNA-binding protein YbiB encodes the protein MDPLHQNQPLAAARFIKEIGRGKDGARSLTRADADLMYSAMLDGRVSDLELGAILLAMRIKGESVDELAGFLDAAERSFEQLQAPAGDYAPIVIPSYNGSRNMPNLTPLLALLLARAGAPVLVHGVLHDPKRVTTAEVFHELGLPPAGSVQAAQAEFERGVPAFMPIDMLAPKLAHQLSLRRILGVRSSTHTLVKIMQPFLQPALRLTSYTHPEYLEMLSAYFTTAAPPERGDAFLMRGTEGETVANARRAQQIEWFHENQRTILVQKQGPVDEIPPLPPSSDAQTTASWIREALAGAQSVPGPIAEQVEQCLLVSRQIRTRQIHHVYSNDISG